A window from Pan paniscus chromosome 14, NHGRI_mPanPan1-v2.0_pri, whole genome shotgun sequence encodes these proteins:
- the KBTBD6 gene encoding kelch repeat and BTB domain-containing protein 6, whose translation MQSREDAPRSRRLASPRGGKRPKKIHKPTVSAFFTGPEELKDTAHSAALLAQLKSFYDARLLCDVTIEVVTPGSGPGTGRLFPCNRNVLAAACPYFKSMFTGGMYESQQASVTMHDVDAESFEVLVDYCYTGRVSLSEANVERLYAASDMLQLEYVREACASFLARRLDLTNCTAILKFADAFGHRKLRSQAQSYIAQNFKQLSHMGSIREETLADLTLAQLLAVLRLDSLDVESEQTVCHVAVQWLEAAPKERGPSAAEVFKCVRWMHFTEEDQDYLEGLLTKPIVKKYCLDVIEGALQMRYGDLLYKSLVPVPNSSSSSSSSNSLVSAAENPPQRLGMCAKEMVIFFGHPRDPFLCCDPYSGDLYKVPSPLTCLAHTRTVTTLAVCISPDHDIYLAAQPRTDLWVYKPAQNSWQQLADRLLCREGMDVAYLNGYIYILGGRDPITGVKLKEVECYNVKRNQWALVAPLPHSFLSFDLMVIRDYLYALNSKRMFCYDPSHNMWLKCVSLKRNDFQEACVFNEEIYCICDIPVMKVYNPVRAEWRQMNNIPLVSETNNYRIIKHGQKLLLITSRTPQWKKNRVTVYEYDIRGDQWINIGTTLGLLQFDSNFFCLSARVYPSCLEPGQSFLTEEEEIPSESSTEWDLGGFSEPDSESGSSSSLSDDDFWVRVAPQ comes from the coding sequence ATGCAGTCCCGGGAAGACGCCCCGCGCTCTCGCCGCCTAGCCAGTCCCCGTGGTGGGAAGCGGCCCAAGAAGATTCACAAACCCACAGTTTCGGCCTTTTTCACGGGTCCAGAGGAATTAAAGGACACAGCCCATTCTGCAGCCCTGCTGGCACAGCTCAAGTCCTTCTACGATGCGCGGCTGCTGTGTGATGTGACCATCGAGGTGGTGACGCCTGGCAGCGGGCCTGGCACGGGTCGCCTGTTCCCCTGCAACCGCAATGTGCTGGCCGCGGCATGTCCCTACTTCAAGAGCATGTTCACAGGTGGCATGTACGAGAGCCAGCAGGCCAGCGTGACCATGCACGATGTGGACGCCGAGTCCTTCGAGGTGTTGGTCGACTACTGCTACACGGGTCGTGTGTCTCTCAGTGAGGCCAACGTGGAGCGCCTGTACGCGGCCTCCGACATGCTACAGCTGGAATATGTGCGGGAAGCCTGTGCCTCCTTCTTAGCCCGACGTCTTGACCTGACCAACTGCACCGCCATCCTCAAGTTTGCAGACGCCTTTGGCCATCGCAAGCTGCGATCCCAGGCCCAGTCCTATATAGCTCAGAACTTCAAGCAACTCAGCCACATGGGTTCAATTCGGGAGGAGACTCTAGCAGATCTGACCCTGGCCCAGCTGCTGGCTGTCCTGCGCTTGGATAGTCTGGACGTGGAGAGTGAGCAGACAGTGTGCCATGTGGCAGTGCAGTGGCTGGAGGCTGCTCCCAAAGAGCGGGGTCCCAGTGCTGCAGAAGTCTTCAAGTGCGTGCGCTGGATGCACTTCACTGAAGAAGATCAGGACTACTTAGAAGGGCTGCTGACCAAGCCCATCGTGAAGAAGTACTGCCTGGACGTTATTGAAGGGGCCCTGCAGATGCGCTATGGTGACCTGTTGTACAAGTCTCTGGTGCCAGTgccaaacagcagcagcagcagtagcagcagcaactCTCTTGTATCTGCAGCAGAAAATCCACCCCAGAGACTGGGTATGTGTGCCAAGGAGATGGTGATCTTCTTTGGACACCCCAGAGATCCCTTTCTCTGCTGTGATCCATATTCGGGGGACCTTTACAAAGTGCCGTCACCTTTGACCTGTCTGGCTCACACTAGGACTGTCACCACTTTAGCTGTCTGTATCTCTCCTGACCATGACATCTATCTAGCTGCTCAGCCCAGGACAGACCTCTGGGTGTATAAACCAGCTCAGAATAGTTGGCAGCAACTTGCAGATCGCTTGCTGTGTCGTGAGGGCATGGATGTGGCATATCTCAATGGCTACATCTACATTTTGGGGGGGCGAGACCCTATTACTGGAGTTAAGTTGAAGGAAGTGGAATGCTACAATGTTAAGAGAAACCAGTGGGCATTGGTGGCTCCACTGCCCCattcttttttatcctttgaCCTAATGGTAATTCGAGACTATCTCTATGCTCTCAACAGTAAGCGCATGTTCTGTTATGATCCTAGCCATAATATGTGGCTGAAGTGCGTTTCTCTGAAGCGCAATGACTTTCAGGAAGCCTGCGTCTTCAATGAGGAGATCTATTGTATCTGTGATATCCCAGTCATGAAGGTCTACAACCCAGTTAGGGCAGAATGGAGGCAaatgaataatattcccttggTCTCAGAGACCAACAACTACAGAATTATCAAGCATGGCCAAAAATTGTTGCTCATCACCTCTCGCACCCCACAGTGGAAAAAGAACCGGGTGACTGTGTATGAATATGATATTAGGGGAGACCAATGGATTAATATAGGTACCACATTAGGCCTCTTGCAGTTTGATTCTAACTTTTTTTGCCTCTCTGCTCGTGTTTATCCTTCCTGCCTTGAACCTGGTCAGAGTTTCCTcactgaagaagaagaaataccAAGTGAGTCTAGCACTGAATGGGACTTAGGTGGATTCAGTGAGCCAGACTCTGAGTCAGGAAGTTCAAGTTCTCTTTCTGATGATGATTTTTGGGTGCGTGTAGCGCCTCAGTGA